One Pseudodesulfovibrio sp. S3 DNA window includes the following coding sequences:
- a CDS encoding uridine kinase, giving the protein MGKLIKEKGAKGRLHIDTPLLGESLVGKALLRTTEATEYFRMQPDVNVLKIGGQSIMDRGAKALFPILDELVKAKEKHKILLMCGGGTRARHVYTIGIDLGMPTGVLSKLGDKVSAQNAEMLSVLLAKHGGAMIGHGAHLEQLHMYCQLGYIPITTGIPPYGFFEHPAEIGSIPPHRTDSGAFLLAENIGARSLIYLKDEKGMYENDPKKAKNVKDLKYFDKIHVEELIEMDLEDLIVERPVLTFLKNAKTLKSFQIIDVLRHPEHLIPALDGEHVGTIIYKD; this is encoded by the coding sequence ATGGGCAAGCTGATCAAGGAAAAGGGCGCGAAAGGCCGGTTGCATATAGACACACCGCTGCTGGGAGAATCCCTGGTTGGCAAGGCCCTGCTCAGGACCACCGAGGCAACCGAGTATTTTCGGATGCAGCCGGATGTCAACGTACTCAAGATCGGCGGCCAGTCCATTATGGACCGCGGCGCAAAGGCGCTGTTCCCCATTCTGGATGAGCTGGTCAAGGCCAAGGAAAAGCACAAGATCCTGCTCATGTGCGGCGGCGGAACCCGTGCCCGCCATGTCTATACTATCGGTATTGACCTGGGCATGCCTACCGGCGTCCTGTCCAAACTCGGCGACAAGGTGTCCGCCCAGAATGCGGAGATGCTGTCCGTCCTGCTGGCCAAGCACGGCGGGGCCATGATCGGCCACGGCGCGCATCTGGAGCAACTGCACATGTACTGCCAGCTTGGCTATATACCCATTACCACGGGCATCCCGCCCTACGGGTTCTTCGAGCATCCGGCCGAGATCGGTTCCATCCCGCCCCACCGCACCGACTCCGGCGCCTTTCTGCTGGCCGAGAACATCGGCGCCAGGTCGCTCATCTATCTGAAGGACGAGAAGGGCATGTATGAGAATGACCCCAAAAAGGCCAAGAACGTAAAGGATCTGAAGTATTTTGATAAGATTCATGTGGAAGAACTGATCGAGATGGACCTGGAAGACCTGATCGTGGAGCGCCCGGTCCTGACCTTCCTCAAGAACGCCAAGACGCTGAAGTCCTTCCAGATCATCGACGTTCTCCGGCATCCCGAAC
- a CDS encoding putative sulfate/molybdate transporter — translation MKISFNRMEWAGSMGDLGTLLPLAFGMIMINGLSATGLFLTVGLMYVVGGTYYRVPIAVQPMKVVAAYGIAMALSAEVITASGMLVAVLLLFLGATGLVDVVARIVPKPVIRGVQLSTGILLLSKGVFLIVGKNPLQVMRGAVEPFMTVQSLGPVPMSLVSGVLFGLIALFLLRSNRYPAGLVVVVTGAIFGVAFGAWRELTVIQPGLYLPEILPFGIPSGADFSFALLALVLPQIPMTMGNAVIANRDLSFEYFGHESRRVTDRALCISMGLANVFSAMVGGMPVCHGAGGLAAHYAFGARTPGSNLIIGGLFIGLAVFLGTQSINVLHLLPMGVLGMLLFFAGAQLALTIQDVQTRSGLFIMMVMLGITMASNLAWAFGVGICMTYIIEKGKISI, via the coding sequence ATGAAAATCAGCTTCAACAGGATGGAATGGGCCGGGAGCATGGGCGACCTGGGGACACTTCTGCCCCTGGCGTTCGGCATGATCATGATAAACGGGCTGTCCGCCACCGGATTGTTTTTGACCGTGGGACTCATGTATGTCGTGGGCGGGACCTATTACAGGGTGCCCATTGCCGTGCAGCCCATGAAGGTGGTGGCCGCCTACGGCATTGCCATGGCCCTGTCTGCCGAGGTCATTACCGCTTCGGGCATGCTCGTGGCCGTGCTGCTCCTCTTCCTGGGCGCCACGGGCCTGGTGGATGTGGTGGCGAGAATCGTGCCCAAGCCGGTCATACGCGGTGTGCAGTTGTCCACCGGCATCCTTCTGCTGTCCAAGGGCGTGTTCCTGATCGTGGGCAAGAATCCGTTGCAGGTCATGCGCGGGGCCGTGGAGCCTTTCATGACGGTCCAGTCTTTGGGGCCGGTGCCCATGTCCCTGGTGTCAGGTGTACTTTTTGGACTGATAGCCCTGTTCCTGTTGCGCAGCAACCGCTATCCGGCAGGGCTGGTTGTGGTCGTGACCGGCGCGATTTTCGGTGTTGCATTTGGCGCGTGGCGGGAGCTGACCGTCATTCAGCCGGGGCTGTATCTGCCGGAAATCCTGCCTTTCGGCATCCCGTCCGGCGCGGACTTCAGCTTCGCCCTGCTGGCCTTGGTGTTACCGCAGATTCCCATGACCATGGGCAATGCGGTCATCGCCAACCGGGACCTGAGCTTCGAGTATTTCGGCCACGAGAGTCGGCGCGTCACGGACAGGGCGCTGTGCATCTCCATGGGGCTGGCCAACGTGTTCTCGGCCATGGTGGGCGGTATGCCCGTCTGCCATGGAGCAGGGGGACTGGCTGCGCATTACGCCTTCGGTGCCCGCACTCCCGGTTCCAATCTGATCATCGGCGGGCTGTTCATCGGACTGGCCGTGTTCCTCGGAACCCAATCGATCAATGTGCTGCATCTGCTGCCCATGGGGGTGCTCGGAATGCTGCTTTTCTTTGCGGGCGCACAGTTGGCTCTGACCATTCAGGACGTCCAGACGCGTTCGGGGTTGTTTATCATGATGGTCATGCTCGGCATCACCATGGCCTCGAACCTTGCCTGGGCCTTCGGCGTGGGAATCTGCATGACCTATATAATTGAAAAGGGGAAGATCAGCATTTAG
- the argB gene encoding acetylglutamate kinase: protein MKRYQLQAKSIIETLPFITEFFGETIVIKYGGNAMIDENLKRAFALNIILLKYIGVNPVVVHGGGPQIGKMLSALNIESHFRQGYRVTDEATMDVVEMVLVGKVNKEIVNLINLHGGEAVGLSGKDGRLITAEPKELAIEKNDAPPEIIDLGKVGEVTSVNTKLIHSLLKDGFIPVIAPVGVDDQGVTYNINADSVAGAVATALGAKRLYLLTDVPGLLDANGELITSLTAKEAFEAIRSGVVTGGMIPKIKCCLEAVAGVEKSAIIDGRVENCILLELFTKSGIGTEITY from the coding sequence ATGAAGCGCTACCAGCTTCAGGCAAAATCCATCATCGAGACCCTGCCGTTCATCACTGAATTTTTCGGCGAAACCATCGTCATCAAGTACGGCGGAAACGCCATGATCGATGAAAACCTGAAACGCGCCTTTGCCCTGAACATCATCCTGCTCAAATATATCGGCGTCAACCCCGTGGTCGTTCACGGCGGGGGACCTCAGATCGGCAAGATGCTGAGTGCGCTCAACATCGAGTCCCACTTCCGCCAGGGGTACCGTGTCACGGACGAGGCCACCATGGACGTGGTGGAGATGGTCCTGGTGGGCAAGGTCAACAAGGAGATCGTCAACCTGATCAACCTGCACGGCGGCGAGGCCGTGGGGCTGTCGGGCAAGGACGGACGGCTGATCACCGCCGAACCCAAGGAGCTGGCCATCGAAAAGAACGACGCCCCGCCAGAGATCATCGACCTGGGCAAGGTGGGCGAGGTCACCTCGGTCAACACCAAGCTCATCCACTCCCTGCTCAAGGACGGCTTCATCCCGGTCATCGCGCCCGTGGGCGTGGACGACCAGGGCGTGACTTACAACATCAACGCCGACTCTGTGGCCGGAGCCGTGGCTACCGCCCTCGGCGCCAAGCGCCTCTATCTGTTGACCGACGTACCAGGCCTGCTCGACGCCAACGGCGAACTGATCACATCCCTGACCGCCAAGGAGGCCTTTGAGGCCATCCGCTCCGGCGTGGTCACCGGAGGCATGATCCCCAAGATCAAGTGCTGCCTCGAAGCCGTGGCCGGGGTGGAGAAATCCGCCATCATCGACGGTCGGGTGGAAAACTGCATTTTGCTGGAACTGTTCACCAAATCCGGCATCGGCACCGAAATCACTTACTAA
- the glp gene encoding gephyrin-like molybdotransferase Glp yields MSHGFFTIISRAEFETLLRTFPPLGEETVDLALASGRVLAQDLTAAHDWPLLDRSCMDGFAVNARDVFGAGESNPGYLECVASLSIDKLPDIALNPGECARISTGGVLPEGADSVIMVEHTLSMQEDAENGTIEIRKSIAPGENVMQRGEDAKADAVALPAGTIMRPQEIGLAAALGFEQLSLTRRPRVGILSTGDELIEVGRTPQPGQVRDVNTHTVAALAELAGGMPTRYGIVRDDLESLSRALQKAIAENDLVLLSGGSSIGVRDLTVQAIETMDDAQVLAHGVALSPGKPTILGRVGEKPVLGLPGQVTSALVVMHVLILPLIRHLQGEADAFSELLRPMRTAELARNMPSKPGREDYIRIRLEERVGQPPLAHPVLGKSGLLRTIVQAHGLAAIPATSEGLYATELIDVWII; encoded by the coding sequence ATGAGTCACGGTTTTTTCACCATCATCAGCCGCGCTGAATTCGAAACCCTGCTGCGGACATTCCCGCCGCTGGGAGAGGAAACCGTGGACCTGGCCCTGGCCTCCGGCCGTGTGCTGGCCCAGGACCTGACCGCAGCCCACGACTGGCCGCTGCTCGACCGTTCCTGCATGGACGGGTTCGCGGTCAACGCCCGCGACGTATTCGGTGCAGGAGAATCCAATCCCGGCTATCTGGAATGCGTGGCCAGCCTGTCTATCGATAAGTTGCCGGACATCGCCCTGAATCCCGGCGAATGCGCCCGCATCTCAACCGGCGGCGTCCTGCCCGAGGGCGCAGACAGCGTCATCATGGTGGAACACACCCTGTCCATGCAGGAAGACGCGGAAAACGGCACTATCGAAATCCGCAAGAGCATCGCTCCGGGTGAAAACGTCATGCAGCGCGGGGAAGACGCCAAGGCCGATGCCGTTGCCCTGCCCGCCGGAACAATCATGCGGCCCCAGGAAATCGGGCTGGCAGCCGCCCTGGGTTTCGAACAACTCTCCCTGACCCGCCGCCCCAGGGTAGGCATCCTGTCCACCGGCGACGAGCTGATCGAAGTCGGCCGGACTCCCCAACCGGGCCAGGTCCGGGACGTGAACACCCATACCGTGGCCGCCCTGGCCGAACTGGCGGGCGGCATGCCCACCCGATACGGCATCGTCAGGGACGACCTTGAAAGCCTGTCCCGCGCCCTGCAAAAGGCCATCGCCGAAAACGACCTGGTGCTGTTGTCGGGCGGCAGCTCCATCGGCGTCCGGGATCTCACTGTCCAGGCTATCGAAACCATGGATGATGCGCAGGTTTTGGCCCACGGCGTGGCGTTGAGCCCCGGCAAACCGACCATCCTCGGCCGGGTGGGCGAAAAGCCCGTGCTCGGCCTTCCCGGCCAGGTGACTTCCGCCCTGGTTGTCATGCACGTGCTCATCCTGCCCCTGATCCGCCACCTCCAAGGGGAAGCAGACGCTTTTTCGGAGTTGCTGCGCCCGATGCGCACGGCGGAACTCGCCCGCAACATGCCCTCCAAGCCGGGCCGCGAGGACTATATCCGCATCCGCCTGGAGGAAAGGGTCGGCCAACCGCCCCTGGCCCACCCTGTGCTGGGCAAGTCGGGACTGCTGCGGACCATTGTCCAGGCCCATGGCCTGGCCGCAATTCCGGCCACGTCAGAAGGGCTTTACGCCACAGAATTGATTGATGTGTGGATTATATAA
- a CDS encoding discoidin domain-containing protein — MRATSLIILFLVSLLMAGPALSMDVNIKVSSFKMDLVLAYAPENLMDGDPTTAWAGGSISSGEGQWMEFVFDVPVRVTRLGVYNGHQGEGQFEKFRRIRSGRIVYPDGTEFPFWLRDEPGEQIIECNGDAFKSIRVVVDEVFPEGVPLAKMKLAVSEVKLYLTLMSRPSMAGERDTAVQAVHVPAPPPVDTKNSVPEEIKELLREFYVKQASLDDDYPMLFAPHVRDRFDFQLEVFKQIQRQRGTYQALRTSEVDPSGLGFELIYLDKDVAEVRVFGVYRVKVAQLDQNLEDDSVFALIKGTDGWKILELEGQEKGI, encoded by the coding sequence ATGCGCGCAACAAGTCTGATTATCCTCTTCCTGGTCTCCCTGCTCATGGCCGGTCCGGCCCTGTCCATGGACGTGAATATCAAGGTTTCCAGCTTCAAGATGGACCTTGTCCTGGCATACGCTCCCGAGAATCTCATGGACGGGGATCCGACCACGGCCTGGGCAGGGGGCAGTATCTCGTCCGGTGAAGGACAGTGGATGGAATTTGTCTTTGATGTTCCGGTGCGGGTTACCCGATTGGGTGTTTACAACGGGCATCAGGGCGAGGGGCAGTTCGAGAAGTTCCGGCGCATCCGTTCGGGGCGCATCGTCTATCCCGACGGGACCGAATTCCCGTTCTGGCTCCGGGACGAGCCGGGCGAGCAGATCATCGAGTGCAACGGCGATGCGTTCAAATCGATCAGGGTCGTGGTGGACGAAGTGTTTCCTGAAGGGGTGCCGCTGGCCAAGATGAAGCTGGCGGTTTCCGAGGTCAAACTCTATCTCACCCTGATGAGTCGTCCGTCCATGGCCGGCGAGAGGGATACGGCGGTGCAGGCGGTGCACGTGCCGGCTCCGCCGCCGGTGGATACGAAGAATTCGGTGCCGGAAGAGATCAAGGAACTGCTCAGAGAATTTTACGTCAAGCAAGCCTCGCTGGATGACGATTATCCTATGCTGTTCGCGCCTCACGTGCGCGACCGGTTTGATTTTCAGCTTGAGGTGTTCAAGCAGATCCAGCGTCAGCGCGGCACATACCAAGCCCTGCGCACGTCCGAGGTGGACCCGTCCGGTCTGGGGTTTGAACTGATCTATCTGGATAAGGATGTGGCCGAGGTCCGGGTCTTCGGCGTCTACCGGGTCAAGGTGGCACAACTGGATCAGAATCTGGAAGATGATTCGGTCTTTGCCCTCATCAAGGGCACGGACGGATGGAAGATTCTCGAGCTTGAGGGTCAGGAAAAGGGTATTTAA
- the ahcY gene encoding adenosylhomocysteinase, producing MSKNVMPVDPACENKVADLSLAEWGHMEMQLSEREMPGLMSIIEKQGKDKPLKGLKVMGSLHMTIQTAMLIKCLYELGADIRWASCNIFSTQDHAAAAIADSGMAKVFAWKGETLEEYWWCTEQALTWPDGSGPDLIVDDGGDATMLIHQGVKVEADPSIADQKYDVLEFQIVMERLAASVKANPTKWTGIAKKIRGVSEETTTGVHRLYEMQRAGELLFPAINVNDSVTKSKFDNLYGCRESLADGIKRATDVMVAGKVTVVVGYGDVGKGCAQSMRGFGARVLVTEVDPICALQAAMEGYEVTTMDEAAPQGDIFVTCTGNYHVITGKHMDAMKDEAILCNIGHFDSEIEMAHLEANPKCIKKEVKPQVDKWTLPSGKSLIVLAEGRLVNLGCATGHPSFVMSNSFTNQVLAQLDLAKNDYDPKVMILPKKLDEEVARLHLARLGVKLEKLTKKQADYIGVDVEGPFKPDHYRY from the coding sequence ATGTCCAAGAATGTCATGCCCGTGGATCCCGCGTGCGAAAACAAGGTCGCTGATCTGTCCCTGGCCGAATGGGGCCACATGGAAATGCAGCTGTCCGAGCGCGAGATGCCGGGCCTTATGTCCATCATAGAAAAGCAGGGCAAGGACAAACCGCTCAAGGGTCTCAAGGTCATGGGCTCGCTGCACATGACCATCCAGACCGCCATGCTCATCAAATGCCTTTATGAGCTGGGTGCCGATATCCGCTGGGCGTCCTGCAACATCTTTTCCACCCAGGATCACGCCGCAGCGGCCATTGCCGACTCCGGCATGGCCAAGGTCTTTGCCTGGAAGGGCGAGACCCTTGAAGAATACTGGTGGTGCACCGAGCAGGCCCTGACCTGGCCTGACGGCTCCGGCCCTGACCTCATCGTGGATGACGGCGGCGACGCCACCATGCTCATTCACCAGGGTGTCAAGGTCGAGGCTGATCCGTCCATCGCCGACCAGAAGTACGATGTCCTTGAATTCCAGATCGTCATGGAACGTCTGGCCGCCAGCGTGAAGGCCAATCCGACCAAGTGGACCGGGATTGCCAAAAAGATTCGCGGCGTGTCCGAAGAGACCACCACCGGCGTGCACCGTCTCTACGAGATGCAGCGCGCAGGCGAACTGCTCTTCCCGGCCATCAACGTCAACGACTCCGTGACCAAGTCCAAGTTCGACAACCTGTACGGCTGCCGCGAGTCCCTGGCTGACGGCATCAAGCGCGCCACCGACGTCATGGTGGCGGGCAAGGTCACGGTGGTCGTGGGTTACGGCGACGTGGGCAAGGGCTGCGCCCAGTCCATGCGCGGTTTCGGTGCACGGGTGTTGGTCACCGAGGTCGATCCCATCTGCGCATTGCAGGCCGCCATGGAAGGGTACGAAGTGACCACCATGGACGAAGCCGCTCCGCAGGGCGACATCTTCGTCACCTGCACCGGCAACTACCATGTCATCACCGGCAAGCACATGGATGCCATGAAGGACGAGGCCATCCTCTGCAATATCGGCCACTTCGACTCCGAGATTGAGATGGCTCACCTGGAAGCGAACCCCAAGTGCATCAAGAAAGAGGTCAAGCCCCAGGTGGACAAGTGGACCCTGCCTTCCGGCAAGTCTCTGATCGTCCTTGCCGAAGGTCGCCTTGTCAATCTCGGTTGTGCCACCGGCCACCCGAGTTTCGTCATGTCCAACTCGTTCACCAACCAGGTTCTGGCTCAGCTCGACCTGGCCAAGAATGACTATGATCCCAAGGTCATGATCCTGCCCAAGAAGCTGGATGAGGAAGTGGCCCGTCTGCACCTGGCGCGTCTCGGCGTGAAGCTGGAGAAGCTGACCAAGAAGCAGGCCGATTACATCGGCGTGGACGTGGAAGGTCCGTTCAAACCCGACCACTACCGTTATTAG
- a CDS encoding metalloregulator ArsR/SmtB family transcription factor, with translation MEIIKYCKALSDDTRARLVNVLLEYELNVGEIVQVMEMGQSRISRHLKILSESGLVHVRREGLWAFYRVSEDGPGRMFLNGVSALLEGEAELKRDRNRAEKVVRERTAATRQFFDEIAPEWDRMTAEVLGDLDLGREIQARLPECACAADIGCGPGDMLEILSRSSDKVIGVDNSPKMLELAEERFPDNARMSLRIGEMTHLPLRDWEADCTVMSLVLHHLTRPIDAIREAGRVLKIGGKLIIAEFDQHENELMRSEYGDRRLGIPREKMCVWLEKARFTISAVTEFSVNMGLVVVLYEAEKN, from the coding sequence ATGGAAATAATAAAATATTGCAAAGCATTGTCTGACGATACGCGGGCGCGACTGGTCAACGTTCTGCTGGAATACGAGCTGAACGTCGGTGAAATCGTCCAGGTCATGGAGATGGGGCAGTCCCGTATTTCCCGTCATCTCAAGATCTTGTCCGAGTCCGGTCTGGTGCATGTGCGCCGGGAAGGGTTGTGGGCCTTCTACCGGGTCAGCGAAGACGGGCCGGGGCGCATGTTCCTGAACGGCGTCAGTGCGTTGCTTGAAGGCGAAGCTGAGTTGAAGCGGGACCGCAATCGGGCCGAGAAGGTCGTCAGGGAACGGACTGCCGCCACGCGTCAGTTCTTTGATGAGATAGCTCCCGAGTGGGACCGCATGACCGCCGAAGTTCTGGGCGATCTCGACTTGGGTCGAGAGATCCAGGCACGGCTGCCGGAGTGTGCCTGCGCCGCCGATATCGGCTGCGGGCCCGGCGACATGCTGGAAATCCTGTCCCGCTCGTCTGACAAGGTCATCGGTGTGGACAACTCGCCCAAGATGCTGGAGCTGGCCGAGGAGCGGTTCCCCGACAACGCACGCATGTCCCTGCGCATCGGCGAGATGACCCATCTGCCCCTGCGCGACTGGGAAGCGGACTGCACGGTCATGTCCCTGGTCCTGCACCACCTGACCCGGCCCATAGACGCCATCAGGGAGGCGGGCAGGGTGCTCAAGATCGGCGGCAAGCTGATCATTGCCGAGTTCGATCAGCACGAGAACGAACTCATGCGTTCGGAATACGGTGACCGAAGGCTTGGTATCCCGCGTGAAAAGATGTGCGTGTGGTTGGAGAAAGCCCGGTTTACCATCAGTGCCGTTACGGAATTTTCTGTCAACATGGGCCTCGTTGTTGTTTTGTACGAGGCAGAAAAAAATTAA
- a CDS encoding PEGA domain-containing protein — protein MKLTLPLILIACLALTACSAATQNIPVSSNPDGALVFADGNQVGQTPCNVTLEKTQPHILTFKKDGFHQVDVQISQKYDTTGVTRDAAQSGLSTSSMGANTEGAVANALMTMGADEQSGDAYVLSPSSVVVRLQPIEAQTSQAEGGQAPIVISSDQLAPEDREALVKTTEPATLGSAIENNPTQEAEALLEGAAVAAPTVGTEKEVSHHSHTSTHYNGDGSMKQTSSSSSVKVGVHVNPVEAGLGVLHLLEDAEGGTDQSKE, from the coding sequence ATGAAACTTACCCTTCCGTTAATCCTGATCGCCTGCCTTGCTCTCACCGCCTGCTCCGCCGCCACACAGAACATTCCCGTCAGCAGCAACCCTGACGGAGCCCTGGTCTTTGCCGACGGCAACCAGGTCGGACAAACCCCCTGCAACGTGACCCTGGAAAAGACGCAGCCGCATATATTGACATTCAAGAAAGACGGATTTCACCAGGTCGATGTCCAGATATCCCAAAAATACGACACGACAGGCGTCACCCGCGACGCGGCACAATCCGGCCTCAGCACCAGCTCCATGGGAGCCAATACCGAAGGTGCCGTGGCCAATGCCCTGATGACCATGGGCGCCGATGAGCAGAGCGGCGACGCCTATGTCCTCTCCCCCAGTTCCGTGGTCGTCCGACTGCAACCCATTGAGGCGCAGACCTCCCAGGCTGAAGGCGGGCAGGCCCCCATCGTCATCTCCAGTGACCAACTCGCCCCCGAAGACCGGGAGGCACTGGTCAAAACGACCGAGCCAGCGACACTGGGCAGCGCCATTGAGAACAACCCGACCCAAGAAGCCGAGGCCCTGCTGGAAGGCGCAGCCGTTGCAGCCCCGACCGTGGGAACCGAAAAGGAAGTGAGCCATCACTCCCACACCTCCACCCACTACAACGGTGACGGGTCAATGAAACAGACTTCCTCCTCCAGCTCGGTGAAAGTGGGCGTACACGTCAACCCGGTGGAGGCAGGACTCGGAGTCCTTCACCTGCTGGAAGACGCAGAGGGCGGCACGGATCAATCCAAAGAATAA
- a CDS encoding universal stress protein — protein MFKKILLAVTPQIDTPTAPRAAFDLARKRGAELVLFHALPIGRDAWCSFDDTIPAQALNESAKVKIAEYYADDLKDIPKHSIRVACGPAHEEMLKVIHSEGVDLIVMGHHTQAVHRPDRMWGVVDTTIRKVCANVFAPVMVVTNEMTPGAEIKRMVMATDFSTPSDSALCYAIQLAAANDAHLDIFHVLDIGQTTPNPKYYMQSMDIFIDKALARMQKKYAVALTGISHAFHCWEGIPYIEILKQARWEQADLVIMAQYSGSEEPAKPAIGSTSIQVALSPGCPVIIVNYRARVCM, from the coding sequence ATGTTCAAAAAGATTCTCCTGGCTGTAACTCCGCAGATCGACACTCCGACCGCACCCAGAGCGGCCTTTGACCTTGCCCGCAAGCGCGGGGCGGAACTGGTGCTGTTCCACGCCCTGCCCATCGGCAGGGACGCTTGGTGTTCCTTTGACGACACCATTCCGGCACAGGCCCTGAATGAATCGGCCAAAGTGAAAATCGCTGAATACTACGCAGACGACCTTAAGGACATCCCCAAACATTCCATACGGGTGGCCTGCGGTCCTGCCCATGAAGAGATGCTCAAGGTTATCCACTCCGAAGGCGTGGACCTGATCGTCATGGGACACCACACCCAGGCCGTACACCGCCCCGATCGCATGTGGGGTGTAGTGGACACCACCATCCGCAAGGTTTGCGCCAATGTCTTTGCTCCGGTCATGGTGGTGACCAACGAAATGACTCCGGGCGCTGAAATAAAGCGCATGGTCATGGCCACCGACTTCTCCACCCCTTCGGACTCGGCCCTGTGTTATGCAATCCAGCTCGCCGCCGCCAATGACGCACACCTGGACATATTCCACGTGCTGGACATCGGCCAGACCACCCCAAACCCCAAATATTACATGCAGTCCATGGATATCTTCATCGACAAGGCCCTGGCGAGGATGCAGAAGAAATACGCCGTGGCCCTGACAGGCATCAGCCACGCCTTCCACTGCTGGGAAGGTATCCCGTACATCGAGATACTCAAACAGGCCCGTTGGGAGCAGGCGGATCTGGTGATCATGGCCCAGTACTCAGGCAGCGAAGAACCGGCCAAACCGGCCATAGGGTCCACCTCCATCCAGGTGGCGCTCTCTCCCGGCTGCCCGGTCATCATCGTCAATTATCGGGCCCGTGTCTGCATGTAG
- a CDS encoding PEGA domain-containing protein yields the protein MTKRAAPIYMIICLLTLCACGVPKQNIPVSTDPIGATVYLDGKKTCTTPCSVNPDKQSDHLITIVKEGYAQEEVILKREFKPDRAIRDGLITGIIRGGDPEGVASATAQEVDEQERSGDAYVLKPALVTIKLTPKGDEI from the coding sequence ATGACCAAAAGAGCGGCCCCCATATATATGATAATATGCCTGCTCACGCTGTGCGCCTGCGGTGTGCCCAAGCAGAATATTCCGGTTTCGACCGACCCCATCGGCGCGACCGTCTACCTCGACGGCAAAAAGACATGCACCACCCCCTGCTCGGTCAATCCGGACAAACAGTCCGATCACCTCATCACCATCGTCAAAGAGGGCTATGCGCAGGAGGAAGTCATCCTGAAACGCGAATTCAAACCGGATCGGGCCATCCGTGACGGGCTGATCACCGGTATCATCAGGGGGGGCGATCCCGAGGGCGTTGCTTCTGCCACGGCCCAGGAAGTGGACGAACAGGAACGCAGCGGCGATGCCTACGTGCTGAAACCGGCCCTCGTCACCATCAAACTGACCCCCAAGGGCGACGAGATTTAA
- a CDS encoding DUF721 domain-containing protein produces MVFYRRTYDRPGRSNRVQPVGSALPRFLDKLDTTGGYALARLWRAWDSLMGEMAQIARPLGHRGSKIILAAEDPMVMQEAQYLGPLLLDKINGFLGEEVFDKVVFELLNGRVPLDGEVRPEAPEPPRKLKRPEKLGNLNKELDPDSPVGRCYRAYQRLFDDS; encoded by the coding sequence ATGGTCTTTTACAGACGCACCTACGACCGGCCCGGACGGTCCAACCGGGTACAGCCCGTTGGCTCGGCCCTGCCCCGTTTTCTGGACAAACTGGACACCACCGGCGGATATGCCCTGGCCAGACTGTGGCGTGCCTGGGACAGCCTCATGGGAGAAATGGCTCAGATCGCCCGGCCGCTGGGCCACCGAGGCTCGAAAATCATCCTGGCAGCCGAGGACCCGATGGTCATGCAGGAAGCCCAGTATCTGGGCCCTCTGCTGCTCGATAAAATAAACGGTTTCCTGGGCGAAGAAGTCTTTGACAAGGTGGTGTTCGAACTGCTAAACGGCAGAGTTCCTTTGGACGGAGAAGTCCGGCCGGAGGCTCCCGAGCCTCCGAGGAAACTTAAAAGACCTGAGAAGTTAGGCAACTTGAATAAAGAGCTGGACCCCGATTCGCCAGTGGGCAGATGTTATCGGGCGTACCAACGATTGTTTGACGACTCATAA